The following are from one region of the Magallana gigas chromosome 4, xbMagGiga1.1, whole genome shotgun sequence genome:
- the LOC136275020 gene encoding uncharacterized protein, producing the protein MADLPEDRCEPCPPFSYVGVDTFGPWPVVHRKTRGGSSNQKRWAILFTCLVTRAIHIEVIDELTSAAFINALRRFIAIRGQVTQFRSDRGTNFVGAVSDFSINAEFIENGPVSKFLSDSRIVWKFNPPHAPHMGGAWERLIEVSKRVLNAMLLDHQQRDITHDVLTTLMAEVCAIVNNRPLTDVSSDPEAPTLLTPSMLLTTKTKHDVQPFPSFGSKDALKSTWKRVQVMADEFWHRWKTEYLHNLQYRRKWQGHAVDLKCGDLVLLIEDDSPRNEWPTGIIQRTFPSQDGKVRKAEVAVFKDNKRVTYVRPVTRLITLLETD; encoded by the coding sequence ATGGCGGATCTTCCAGAGGATCGTTGTGAACCGTGCCCCCCATTTTCGTATGTGGGAGTTGACACTTTTGGCCCATGGCCAGTTGTGCATCGTAAAACAAGGGGTGGAAGTTCAAATCAGAAACGTTGGGCAATATTGTTTACCTGCCTTGTAACTCGAGCTATTCATATTGAGGTCATCGATGAACTTACCAGTGCTGCATTCATAAATGCATTGAGACGTTTTATTGCAATTCGTGGTCAAGTCACACAATTCCGCTCCGACAGGGGAACGAACTTCGTTGGCGCTGTAAGCGATTTCTCCATAAATGCAGAATTCATTGAGAATGGTCCTGTTTCCAAGTTCCTGTCAGATTCCCGGATTGTGTGGAAATTCAACCCTCCTCACGCTCCACACATGGGAGGAGCATGGGAGAGACTCATCGAGGTTTCAAAAAGAGTTTTGAATGCCATGTTACTTGATCACCAGCAAAGAGACATCACACATGATGTACTGACCACATTGATGGCAGAAGTGTGTGCTATTGTTAACAATAGACCATTAACAGATGTTTCTAGTGATCCGGAAGCACCTACTCTTCTTACCCCGTCGATGCTGTTGACAACGAAGACAAAACATGATGTTCAACCTTTCCCTTCATTTGGTTCCAAGGATGCCTTAAAATCCACCTGGAAACGTGTGCAAGTGATGGCAGATGAATTCTGGCATAGATGGAAAACTGAGTACCTCCATAACCTACAATATCGCAGGAAGTGGCAGGGCCATGCTGTGGATTTGAAATGCGGAGACTTAGTTCTATTGATTGAAGATGATTCCCCGCGAAACGAGTGGCCCACCGGTATCATACAAAGAACATTCCCCAGCCAAGACGGAAAGGTCCGCAAAGCTGAGGTTGCAGTTTTTAAGGACAATAAACGTGTCACTTATGTGAGACCAGTCACCCGACTCATAACCCTTTTGGAGACTGATTGA